AACACCGGTATTTTCTGCAACTCCGCTTCCTTCAGAATTCTATTCACCACAGGACAGATCGGGCTTTGCCTACCTGAACCAAATGACATTTGTCATTCCTTCTGCCAATGCCTTACGTCAGGCTGCACGCACTCTTACTCTTGCAAACAAACGCCAGCGAGCAGGTATTCAGACCGTTATTCTTTTCCAAAGCACTTCCATAACACTTCCTATCCTGCGTGGTGTTCCACAAGGAAGACTGACAACGTACACAGGAGAAAACCCATGTGTGCAACCTCACAGCATGCCCAAGTGCCCGCCTACGGTATCTGACACGGTTCCGCCGCTCATTCCAGAAATAGCTATTCCCAACGCGGAAACCATCTATCTGCCGCTATTACGCCGACTGCTTCTGGAACACGCCTGTCTTGGAGGCAAAATAGTACTATGCCCATGCTGCAATCTGAAACCTTCGAGCAGAATTACATTCCTGCCCCAACAAATTCCGTATAACAAATTACAGCGGCTCAAGAAAAAAATGCAAATTAAGGAGGGATATTATTGAGGAAGGCTATTCATCTTCTTTGAACTGAAAAAGACCACCACGGCATATTGCGCCATTACCGAACTTTTCCCGCACGGCATCCAGTGCTCTATCTAACTGTTGCTGTTTTCGTGTAGCACGTACAACGCCTGTGCAGTCATGCCTCATATGATCGAGCATGTTCAATTGTTCCGCACCGGAATGGTTATAGTTGGAAAGTCCAAGCCCGACCAGGCGCACCGGCTTTGCAAGATCAATGGCATCCAGCAACTCAGCAGCAACCTGATAGATAATCTCTGTGGTATTGGTAGGGTCAGGTAACGTCTTGCTGCGGGTGAGTGATTGAAAATCGCAGTACTTAATCTTCAACGTAATAGTACGCCCCTTCAAGCCCTGCCTGCGTTGGTTTTGCCCTACCCTGTCAGCATGATGCAACAGCCATTTTTTCAGCAACGATTTATCAAGAGTATCTTTGTGTAGGGTGTTTTCTGCACTTTCAGATTTTGCTTCTGTAGAGGTTTCCACAGCCCTGTCGTCTATACCGCTGGAACGCTGCCAAAGAGCAATACCGCTTTTACCAAACCTGCGTTCCCAGAAGTCCTGTGAATATTCGAGCACCTGCCCACAGGTATTCACACCAAGTTCATCGAGTTTTACAACAAACTTTTTGCCCACACCGGGGATTTTTCGCACAGGCAATTCGTGTAGAAAACTGGCAACATCCTGTTCAGTAATGGCATACAACCCGTTGGGCTTATTGAAGTCAGACGCAATTTTGGCAAGAAATTTAACGGGAGCTATACCAATGGAGCATGTAAGCCCCACAGTATCGAAGATATGCTGCTTCATTGTTTGCGCCATTTCTACAGGAGAACCGAAGATATGTTCCGTTCCGGTGGCATCAATATACGCTTCATCGATAGAAGCTTTCTCAATGACTGGCGAGTATGAGTGGAGCACCTGCATAACTTTCTGCGAAAGCTCGCTATACCTCCCTCTTGTACTCCTTGTATAAATGGCATGCGGACACAACTTGCGTGCTTGAACAATAGGCATGGCAGAATGCACACCGTACTTTCGAGCTTCATACGATGCAGCGCACACAACACCACGTTCACCAGAACCACCCACAATAACGGGTTTCCCCCGCCATTCTGGATTATCCAGTTGCTCTACTGAAGCAAAAAAAGCGTCCATATCAAGGTGCATGATGCAGCGTTTCATACACAACATATAACAGAATGCCACACAGGACTGAAGCGCAATCAACATGCAAGTGCCTTCTGTGCACAATCCATAAAAGCCCATTATAATTCAGTATGATAGAAAAATATCATTTTTCACTTTTCTTTTATATAAAGTTAGCATATCTTCTGACGGTTTAAACAATGCCCCATAGCGTGGGGCTTTTCTGTGTCCAACTTACGACCCCTGCCACGCAGGGAAACAGGTGTGCATATGGCTCTAACAGCTTCCTGCTTTGGTATTATTCCCGCCAGATACGATTCCACCCGTTTTCCCGGAAAGCCGCTTGCGCTTATTGAAGGCAAGCCTATGTTCTGGCACGTATATCAACGCGCCTGTTCATGTCCGGAATTCGATAAGGTTGTACTGGCTACTGACGACGAGCGCATTGCACGCGTCGCTCGTGAACTCAATGTAGAATATGTCATGACCCGCAATGACCACCCTAGCGGTACAGACAGAGTTTACGAAGCTGCATGCCTGCTCGGTGCCGGTGAAGATGCTGTTATTGTGAACATCCAAGGCGACGAACCAGCACTTAATCCAATAATGCTCACCGAACTTGTTACGCCGTTTCTTACAGATGGAAACGTGCAGGTAGCGACACTTGCTCACCACATAAGCCCTGAAGAGGCTGCCAGCCCTGATAAAGTTAAAATCGTACAGGCAAACAATGGTGACGCACTGTATTTCTCTCGCTCCCTTGTACCATTCTACAGAGACGGTGAAGAACCAAAGGGATATCTTGGGCATATTGGTTTATACGCATTCCGTTTCGGAGTTTTAAAGCAGTTCACAAAGTGGGAACAGTCCAGCTTGGAACGTATAGAACGACTTGAGCAACTGCGTCTTTTAGAGAATAATGTTCCTATCAGAGTTGTATGCACAGAGCATAAAACACACGGTGTGGATCGTCCTGAAGATATAGACGTAATTTTAAAACTTTTACGGGAGAACGCCTGATGAAAGCCATTTTGGCACTTGAAGACGGCTTTGTACTTGAGGGTCGCTCATTCACCGGACCCGGTGAAACTGGCGGAGAGGTCATCTTCAACACTGGTATGACCGGATATCAGGAAATTTTGACAGACCCTTCCTACGCTGGACAGATGGTATGCATGACATACCCGCTTATTGGTAACTACGGCGTAACTGAAGAGGATATTGAGTCAGGCGGAGTTCACGCTGCGGCACTTATCGTCAAAGAATGCTGTAAAGTTCCTTCTAACTGGCGTTCCGTTGCGTCCCTGCCGGATTATCTTAAACGCTGTGGTGTACTTGGTATTGAAGGTATCGATACACGGGCACTTACAAGCCACATTCGTAAGAATGGTGCCATGCGTGCAATAATATCTACTGAAGAGCTTGATGTAGAAAAATTAGTTGCCAAAGCAAAAGCACTGCCTTCCATGGAAGGACTCAATCTTGTAAAAGATGTTGCTCCTACACATGTATATCGCTGGGATGGAGTTCGTCCTCAAAATGTTGGTCTTGTAGACGGCGTGTACAGTTGGACAGGTAAAGGTCCGAAGGTTGTTGTGTACGACTTCGGCATTAAATGGAATATTTTGCGATTATTGCATGAACAGGGGCTTGACTTACTAGTTGTTCCTCCGTCATTTACAGCAGAGCAGGTTGCATTAACTGGTGCCGATGCAGTCTTTTTATCCAACGGCCCTGGTGACCCTGCCACACTTAAAGATGAAATCACCGAAATTACTAAGCTTTGCGACATGATGCCTGTTGGCGGTATATGCCTTGGTCATCAGCTGCTCGGTCATGCACTGGGTGGTACAACATCCAAGCTTAAATTCGGACATCATGGCTGTAATCATCCTGTTAAAGATTTGACAACAGGGCGCATTGAGATTTCTTCACAGAACCACGGATTCTGTGTTGAACTGGATAGTGACGACGTAGAAATAACGCATATCAACCTTAACGATAATACCGTTGAAGGCATTGCACACAAAACTAAAAAAGTTATTTCTGTTCAGCACCATCCGGAAGCTTGTCCGGGACCTAACGACAGTCACTACTTCTTTAAAAGATTTAGCGACATGGTCAGTGAAGGTCTCAGCAAGTAAGTTCTTTATGCTTCCCAAAGGGGATTTGAATGTCTGCTGAACTGACTAGAGCTCGTACCCAGCTAAGCAACGTTCGTACTTATTTAAAGCAAGATAAAATTCAGATGGCAGCTCAAGCGCTGCACGATGGATTAATTGCTTTTTTAAAGCATCCACTCATGAAGGCTGAAAAGCAGGAATTTGTGCGTTTGCTTGAAGACAGTACTATGTATTTGTCGGCTGCACCGAAGCTTAATGAGATATTTCCTATCGCTCTTACCTACAAAGAGGGTGAGGAGCGCCAGCTTTTAGAAACAGTTAAGGGATTGCTTGCAGAGCTTCAAAAAAATGTAGCTGATGAAGCACAACAAATGCTGGAAGCGCTGGAAAGACAGAAGCAAGAAGAGCTGGAAAAAGGTCAGCATCTGCTTGATTCCGGTCAAAATGAGAGCGCAGTTGCAGTGTTCAACGCTCTGCTGAATAGATTTTCAGAAGATGCGGAACTCAAGAGTGATATCGCTGAACGCTATATCCGTGCCGGAATGTTCAGCGAAGCATATACCAGACTGGCTGAAGCAATTGAACTGTCTCCGGAAAACATCCGCTACTACAACAGTATCGGCATGGCGCTTCGCAAACTGGGCAAATTCAACGTAGCAGAAAAGTACTTTGCTAAGGCTGTGAAAGTTGCAGGAAAAGACCCGCATCTATTCTTTAACCTTGGTCGCGTCTATGTAGACTGGGAGAAATGGGATAAATGCGCAAAATCTGCACTCATGGCACTGAAACTTGACCCAGACTTTAAAGAAGCAGAAAAAATGCTGGCGTTTGCCAAAAAACGCCTTGCGTAGAACGTGAGCTGTGCAAACTGAAAAAGAAAAAACAACTCAGTAACATACTGTAACAGCTATTTTTTTCTTACAAATAAGTACAGATACGAAAGATCAAGAGCAGATAGGTAACACTATCTGCTCTTTTTTTATGCATTGCCCAAGACAACTTTTCTAAATTTTATTTCTTCTATTGACTTTTCGCCGAATCTAACCA
The sequence above is drawn from the Halodesulfovibrio sp. genome and encodes:
- a CDS encoding DNA polymerase IV, with the protein product MLIALQSCVAFCYMLCMKRCIMHLDMDAFFASVEQLDNPEWRGKPVIVGGSGERGVVCAASYEARKYGVHSAMPIVQARKLCPHAIYTRSTRGRYSELSQKVMQVLHSYSPVIEKASIDEAYIDATGTEHIFGSPVEMAQTMKQHIFDTVGLTCSIGIAPVKFLAKIASDFNKPNGLYAITEQDVASFLHELPVRKIPGVGKKFVVKLDELGVNTCGQVLEYSQDFWERRFGKSGIALWQRSSGIDDRAVETSTEAKSESAENTLHKDTLDKSLLKKWLLHHADRVGQNQRRQGLKGRTITLKIKYCDFQSLTRSKTLPDPTNTTEIIYQVAAELLDAIDLAKPVRLVGLGLSNYNHSGAEQLNMLDHMRHDCTGVVRATRKQQQLDRALDAVREKFGNGAICRGGLFQFKEDE
- a CDS encoding tetratricopeptide repeat protein; this translates as MSAELTRARTQLSNVRTYLKQDKIQMAAQALHDGLIAFLKHPLMKAEKQEFVRLLEDSTMYLSAAPKLNEIFPIALTYKEGEERQLLETVKGLLAELQKNVADEAQQMLEALERQKQEELEKGQHLLDSGQNESAVAVFNALLNRFSEDAELKSDIAERYIRAGMFSEAYTRLAEAIELSPENIRYYNSIGMALRKLGKFNVAEKYFAKAVKVAGKDPHLFFNLGRVYVDWEKWDKCAKSALMALKLDPDFKEAEKMLAFAKKRLA
- the carA gene encoding glutamine-hydrolyzing carbamoyl-phosphate synthase small subunit, whose amino-acid sequence is MKAILALEDGFVLEGRSFTGPGETGGEVIFNTGMTGYQEILTDPSYAGQMVCMTYPLIGNYGVTEEDIESGGVHAAALIVKECCKVPSNWRSVASLPDYLKRCGVLGIEGIDTRALTSHIRKNGAMRAIISTEELDVEKLVAKAKALPSMEGLNLVKDVAPTHVYRWDGVRPQNVGLVDGVYSWTGKGPKVVVYDFGIKWNILRLLHEQGLDLLVVPPSFTAEQVALTGADAVFLSNGPGDPATLKDEITEITKLCDMMPVGGICLGHQLLGHALGGTTSKLKFGHHGCNHPVKDLTTGRIEISSQNHGFCVELDSDDVEITHINLNDNTVEGIAHKTKKVISVQHHPEACPGPNDSHYFFKRFSDMVSEGLSK
- the kdsB gene encoding 3-deoxy-manno-octulosonate cytidylyltransferase; this encodes MALTASCFGIIPARYDSTRFPGKPLALIEGKPMFWHVYQRACSCPEFDKVVLATDDERIARVARELNVEYVMTRNDHPSGTDRVYEAACLLGAGEDAVIVNIQGDEPALNPIMLTELVTPFLTDGNVQVATLAHHISPEEAASPDKVKIVQANNGDALYFSRSLVPFYRDGEEPKGYLGHIGLYAFRFGVLKQFTKWEQSSLERIERLEQLRLLENNVPIRVVCTEHKTHGVDRPEDIDVILKLLRENA